The proteins below come from a single Planctomycetaceae bacterium genomic window:
- a CDS encoding proton-conducting transporter membrane subunit, which yields MLILLVIVPLIAAGIAFAIPSNRLRPWVLPLAAAAHLGLTIRILPMGDQWIFDRWLAIDPLSRVFVGYISLLFFLCALYAPAYLRSRSERDNRVLCGCLLVALAMMSLVTLSHHLGLMWIAMEATTLATAPSVYFNRNPRSLEATWKYLVIGSVGIALALLGSFFLAYSMIQAGSESTLLFDELVEHSHKLSLPWLHAAFVLLLVGYGTKMGLAPMHTWKPDAYGEAPGMVGALLAGGLTSCAFLCVLRFYHVAHIAHDDAYSHRLLITMGLLSMGTAAVFIPRQRDIKRLLAYSSVEHMGMLVFGMGIGGLAATGSLLHVIHNGLCKAGLFMAAGNIHRAYGSKETDQVQGVLHRLPFSGWAMVILFFAITGSPLFGPFVSEYQILGGAFSTGHFGYGLTFLVLLLIVFFGMGSTLLGCLTGPAPENGGPNRFRDNLPMILPIALSLLLTLLLGIYTPQFLEEWIGGAAKFLQRVPSD from the coding sequence GTGTTGATTCTGCTTGTCATTGTGCCACTGATCGCCGCCGGCATCGCGTTCGCGATTCCTTCGAACCGCCTGCGCCCTTGGGTTCTTCCGCTGGCAGCGGCGGCACATCTGGGGCTGACAATTCGGATCCTGCCGATGGGCGATCAGTGGATCTTCGATCGCTGGCTGGCGATCGATCCGCTGAGCCGTGTGTTTGTCGGCTACATCAGCCTGCTGTTCTTCCTGTGCGCGCTGTACGCTCCCGCCTACCTTCGTTCACGATCCGAACGAGACAACCGCGTGCTGTGCGGATGCCTTCTGGTGGCGCTGGCGATGATGTCGCTGGTGACGCTGTCACACCATCTGGGACTGATGTGGATCGCGATGGAAGCGACGACACTGGCAACCGCGCCCAGCGTCTACTTCAACCGGAATCCGCGTTCGCTGGAGGCAACGTGGAAATACCTGGTGATCGGATCCGTCGGCATCGCTCTGGCGCTGCTGGGTTCCTTCTTCCTGGCCTATTCGATGATTCAGGCCGGGTCGGAATCGACGCTGCTGTTCGACGAACTGGTCGAACATTCACACAAGCTGTCGCTGCCCTGGCTGCATGCGGCGTTCGTGCTGCTGCTGGTCGGGTACGGAACCAAGATGGGCCTGGCACCGATGCACACCTGGAAGCCGGACGCCTATGGTGAGGCTCCGGGAATGGTGGGAGCACTGCTGGCCGGCGGACTGACAAGCTGTGCCTTTCTGTGTGTCCTGCGGTTCTATCATGTCGCTCATATCGCTCACGACGATGCGTATTCCCACCGGCTGCTGATCACGATGGGCCTGCTGTCGATGGGAACCGCGGCCGTGTTCATTCCGCGACAGCGCGACATCAAACGGCTGCTGGCGTACTCCAGCGTCGAACACATGGGAATGCTGGTGTTTGGCATGGGGATCGGCGGACTTGCGGCAACCGGTTCGCTGTTGCATGTGATCCATAATGGTCTGTGCAAGGCCGGTCTGTTCATGGCCGCCGGTAACATTCATCGAGCGTACGGCAGCAAGGAAACCGACCAGGTTCAGGGTGTTCTTCATCGCCTTCCGTTCAGTGGCTGGGCCATGGTCATCCTGTTCTTCGCCATCACCGGGTCGCCTTTGTTCGGACCGTTCGTCAGTGAATATCAGATTCTGGGAGGAGCGTTCTCCACGGGACACTTCGGCTACGGACTGACGTTCCTGGTCCTGCTTCTGATCGTGTTCTTCGGAATGGGCAGCACACTGCTCGGCTGCCTGACGGGTCCTGCTCCTGAAAATGGCGGACCGAACCGATTTCGAGACAATCTGCCCATGATTCTGCCGATCGCGCTGTCGCTGCTGCTGACACTGCTGCTGGGAATTTACACGCCGCAGTTTCTGGAAGAATGGATCGGCGGCGCCGCGAAATTCCTGCAGCGTGTTCCCAGTGATTAA
- a CDS encoding NADH-quinone oxidoreductase subunit H, translating to MFQYLSIHSLIHVAVVLLFPPLLPGIINRTKAIFAGRRGQPILQTYYDLAKLMQKECVFSQTTTWVFRFGPVVGMATALIAALVVPMGHASAPLAFTGDVILFAYVLALGRFFTIAAALDTGSAFEGMGSAREATFACLTEPVLFLGLLVLSRITGSLQMSGLLGEAVAGGWMTSAAPLLLIVVSWFVVLLVENCRIPFDDPNTHLELTMIHEVMVLDHSGPALGMIVYGSAVKLFVFAAMIINLAVPVGTGYSLLDWLIFLPATVVVAIVVGIVESIMARLKLAEIPKLLVTAGVMSLFAVILLLSYP from the coding sequence ATGTTCCAATACCTTTCCATTCACAGCCTGATTCATGTTGCGGTGGTGCTGCTGTTTCCGCCGCTGCTGCCGGGGATCATCAACCGCACCAAGGCGATCTTCGCCGGACGCCGCGGTCAGCCGATCCTGCAGACGTACTACGACCTGGCCAAGCTGATGCAGAAGGAATGCGTCTTCAGCCAGACGACGACCTGGGTCTTTCGGTTCGGCCCGGTGGTGGGCATGGCAACGGCGCTGATCGCCGCACTGGTTGTTCCCATGGGTCATGCCAGCGCTCCGCTGGCCTTTACCGGCGATGTCATTTTGTTTGCCTACGTCCTGGCGCTCGGCCGGTTCTTCACGATCGCCGCCGCGCTGGATACCGGTTCTGCCTTTGAAGGCATGGGGTCCGCTCGCGAAGCCACGTTTGCCTGCCTGACCGAACCCGTGCTGTTTCTGGGTCTGCTGGTCCTGTCGCGAATTACAGGGTCGCTTCAAATGAGCGGCCTGCTGGGCGAAGCGGTCGCCGGCGGCTGGATGACGTCCGCCGCGCCGCTGCTGCTGATTGTCGTGAGTTGGTTCGTGGTGCTGCTGGTCGAAAACTGCCGCATCCCCTTTGACGATCCGAACACGCACCTGGAACTGACGATGATCCACGAAGTCATGGTGCTGGATCACAGCGGCCCGGCACTGGGAATGATCGTGTACGGGTCGGCCGTCAAACTGTTTGTATTCGCCGCGATGATCATCAATCTGGCCGTCCCGGTCGGCACCGGCTACAGCCTGCTGGACTGGCTGATTTTTCTGCCGGCCACCGTTGTAGTTGCCATCGTGGTCGGGATTGTCGAATCCATCATGGCTCGCCTGAAGCTTGCGGAGATTCCCAAGCTGCTGGTCACGGCCGGTGTTATGTCGCTGTTTGCTGTCATCCTGCTGTTGAGTTACCCCTGA
- a CDS encoding PTS sugar transporter subunit IIA, translated as MMTGFTLSDDTASAADDPGPAKSPSELSLTDVFHENCIEIIRPATGKSSAISLLIQILAREQRIDRIHAEKLVRDLIERERHTSSAIGRGLAFPHLRTRDVTHFAGAIGVAPDGIHFGSLDGEPTKLVFLTLSPWDDREQHQQLLSRLVSLMKDKAVNMRLNHQMQPRDIYAYLTDLDDQS; from the coding sequence ATGATGACAGGCTTCACGCTTTCAGACGACACGGCTTCGGCAGCAGACGATCCCGGCCCGGCGAAATCCCCATCGGAGTTGTCACTGACCGATGTCTTTCACGAGAACTGCATCGAGATCATTCGACCGGCGACCGGGAAATCTTCCGCCATCAGCCTGCTCATCCAGATCCTTGCGCGCGAGCAGCGGATTGACCGGATTCATGCCGAAAAGCTCGTCAGGGACCTGATCGAAAGGGAAAGGCATACGTCATCCGCTATCGGCAGAGGCCTGGCGTTTCCTCACCTCCGAACGCGAGACGTCACTCACTTCGCTGGCGCGATCGGCGTGGCACCGGACGGCATCCATTTCGGTTCCCTGGATGGTGAACCCACAAAGCTGGTGTTCCTGACGCTGTCACCGTGGGATGATCGCGAACAGCATCAGCAACTGCTCAGCCGACTCGTCAGCCTGATGAAGGACAAGGCGGTCAACATGCGGCTGAACCATCAGATGCAGCCGCGGGACATCTACGCCTACCTGACGGATCTCGACGACCAGTCCTGA
- a CDS encoding carbonic anhydrase, producing the protein MQKLVEGIHAFQRQHFSQNATLFETLAEGQQPLALFVTCSDSRINPNLLTQTRPGELFILRTAGNIIPPYGAVHGGEAATIEYAVSVLKVKDIVVCGHSHCGAMSGLLNQDQLANLPAVKAILSHAEATRRIVLENYGHVKGDERRLTLTVEENVLVQLENLRTHPAVAAAISRRSLNLHGWVYQFESGQVFAYDPDHGQFLEIRDIAALEPDMDRSLPAI; encoded by the coding sequence ATGCAGAAACTGGTTGAAGGTATCCATGCGTTTCAGCGCCAGCATTTCAGTCAGAATGCGACACTGTTCGAAACGCTGGCGGAAGGTCAGCAGCCCCTGGCGCTGTTCGTGACCTGTTCGGATTCGCGCATCAATCCGAATCTGCTGACCCAGACACGGCCCGGTGAGCTGTTCATTCTGCGGACCGCCGGCAACATCATTCCACCGTACGGGGCCGTTCATGGCGGCGAAGCGGCCACGATCGAATACGCAGTCAGCGTCCTGAAAGTGAAGGACATTGTCGTTTGCGGGCATTCGCACTGCGGCGCAATGTCCGGGCTGCTGAACCAGGATCAACTGGCAAATCTGCCGGCGGTGAAGGCGATTCTGTCCCATGCCGAAGCGACTCGACGCATCGTTCTGGAAAACTACGGCCATGTGAAAGGCGACGAACGCAGGTTGACGCTGACCGTTGAGGAAAACGTCCTGGTTCAACTGGAAAACCTGCGAACTCACCCCGCCGTGGCGGCGGCAATTTCGCGACGCAGCCTGAACCTGCACGGCTGGGTTTATCAATTCGAATCCGGCCAGGTGTTCGCGTACGACCCGGATCACGGACAGTTCCTGGAAATCCGGGATATCGCAGCGCTCGAACCGGACATGGACCGCAGCCTGCCGGCAATCTGA
- the corA gene encoding magnesium/cobalt transporter CorA, with protein sequence MLASAIQFPGRLRQRLRRRSKPGAVPGTILPGPTATAPVVRLTRYGTSEYHDETIEDLDSIPPRLNQSPVTWVDVDGLGDARVTTRIGEIFGLHPLALEDVTNVHQRPKVEMYGSYLFLVARAYRSGESLESEQISMFLGSNFVVTFQESGTDCFAAVRKRLEASTGRIRQCGADYLLYSLLDGVIDHYFPVLEQYGERLDALDERIAVRQERFMIHQIHTLRSELLSVRRSIWPLREAVNALIRDSGQLVSDETDIYLRDCYDHTVQIIDVIETDRETCADLRDFYLTVVGNRMNEIMKVLTVIATLFMPLSFIAGLYGMNFDTNVSPWNMPELRWALGYPFALALMAGTALGLLAYFWKRGWLS encoded by the coding sequence ATGCTCGCGTCTGCCATTCAGTTTCCGGGCCGCCTGCGACAGCGCCTGCGACGGCGCAGCAAGCCGGGAGCGGTTCCGGGGACGATCCTTCCGGGCCCCACCGCGACGGCTCCCGTCGTGCGGCTGACACGATACGGGACTTCCGAGTACCACGACGAGACCATCGAAGATCTCGATTCGATTCCGCCCCGGCTGAATCAGTCGCCTGTGACCTGGGTGGATGTCGACGGTCTTGGTGACGCCCGCGTGACGACTCGAATCGGCGAGATATTCGGGCTGCATCCGCTGGCCCTGGAAGACGTGACCAACGTCCATCAGCGTCCGAAGGTCGAAATGTATGGCAGCTATCTGTTTCTGGTGGCTCGGGCCTATCGAAGCGGGGAGTCGCTGGAGAGCGAGCAGATCTCCATGTTCCTGGGATCGAACTTCGTCGTCACGTTTCAGGAAAGCGGGACGGATTGTTTTGCCGCTGTTCGAAAAAGACTGGAAGCGTCCACCGGACGAATCCGCCAATGCGGAGCCGACTACCTGCTGTACAGTCTGCTGGACGGAGTCATCGACCACTACTTTCCCGTGCTGGAGCAATACGGTGAACGGCTTGACGCGCTGGATGAACGGATCGCCGTGCGCCAGGAACGATTCATGATTCACCAGATCCACACGCTGCGCAGCGAACTGCTGTCGGTGCGGCGGTCCATCTGGCCGCTGCGGGAGGCCGTGAACGCGCTGATTCGCGATTCGGGGCAACTGGTGTCGGATGAGACGGACATCTACCTGCGCGACTGCTACGACCACACAGTTCAGATCATCGATGTCATCGAAACGGACCGGGAAACCTGCGCCGACCTTCGAGACTTTTATCTGACCGTTGTCGGCAACCGCATGAACGAAATCATGAAGGTGCTGACGGTGATCGCCACGCTGTTCATGCCGCTGAGTTTCATCGCCGGCCTGTACGGGATGAACTTCGACACGAACGTCTCGCCGTGGAACATGCCCGAGCTGCGCTGGGCGCTGGGTTATCCGTTCGCGCTGGCATTGATGGCGGGAACGGCTCTGGGGCTGCTGGCGTATTTCTGGAAGCGAGGCTGGCTTTCGTAG
- a CDS encoding sigma-54 dependent transcriptional regulator has protein sequence MNDEFHILIVDDEPNIRSGLAKGLAKEADHIETARDVHDALEKFDAGNFQLVIADVRLPGDRDGLDLVSLLLQRRPETTAIVITAHGTVETAVDAMRRGAFDFIMKPVDLNLIRQQVHRALDHHRLQAENRELRDRLADAGQISGIIGNSAVMQNVFEQIRQVADTDATVFIRGESGTGKELIARALHDLSNRSCGPFIAVNMGALPETLLESELFGHEKGSFTGASRQKPGCFEQSRGGTLFLDEVTEIPVKSQVDLLRVLESGRFNRVGGEEVLSSDARIVSATNREILPMIEAGTFREDLYYRLNVVPIQVPALRERREDIPLLVEHFLNHFCKRHCRPPKQLADDAVQVLTAANWPGNVRQLRNVMERLVVTVADDVIRARNLPAELNPLQPVSATVVAPLVEVTEKAERDAIQAALAVSDFRREQTAKALGISVRTLHYKMSRYGLH, from the coding sequence ATGAACGACGAGTTTCACATTCTGATTGTCGACGACGAACCGAACATCCGGTCCGGCCTGGCGAAGGGTCTGGCGAAGGAAGCGGATCACATCGAAACGGCCCGCGACGTCCATGACGCCCTGGAAAAGTTCGATGCCGGCAACTTTCAGCTTGTGATCGCCGACGTTCGCCTGCCGGGCGACCGGGACGGACTGGATCTGGTGTCGCTGCTGCTGCAGCGCAGGCCGGAGACAACCGCAATTGTGATCACCGCGCACGGCACCGTCGAAACCGCTGTCGACGCCATGCGCCGCGGAGCATTTGACTTCATCATGAAGCCGGTCGACCTGAATCTGATTCGTCAGCAGGTCCATCGCGCGCTGGATCATCATCGGCTACAGGCGGAGAACCGCGAACTCAGGGACCGCCTGGCGGACGCGGGACAGATCTCCGGCATCATCGGCAACAGCGCCGTCATGCAGAATGTGTTCGAGCAGATCCGGCAGGTCGCCGATACCGACGCCACGGTCTTCATCCGCGGCGAAAGCGGCACCGGCAAGGAACTGATCGCCCGAGCCCTGCATGACCTGAGCAACCGAAGCTGCGGCCCCTTTATCGCCGTCAACATGGGAGCGCTGCCCGAAACGCTGCTGGAAAGCGAACTGTTCGGCCACGAAAAAGGTTCCTTCACCGGTGCGTCGCGACAGAAGCCCGGCTGCTTCGAACAGTCCCGCGGAGGCACGCTGTTTCTGGATGAAGTCACGGAAATCCCCGTCAAGAGCCAGGTCGACCTGCTGCGAGTGCTGGAATCCGGCCGGTTCAATCGCGTCGGCGGTGAAGAAGTGCTGTCGTCCGACGCGCGCATCGTGTCGGCGACGAACCGCGAAATCCTGCCGATGATCGAAGCCGGCACATTCCGCGAAGATCTCTACTACCGCCTGAATGTCGTCCCGATTCAGGTACCCGCACTTCGCGAGCGGCGTGAAGATATCCCGCTGCTGGTCGAACACTTCCTGAACCACTTCTGCAAGCGGCACTGTCGTCCGCCGAAGCAACTTGCCGACGATGCGGTTCAGGTGCTGACAGCCGCCAACTGGCCTGGAAATGTCCGACAACTTCGCAATGTGATGGAGCGGCTGGTGGTGACCGTGGCGGACGACGTGATTCGGGCCAGGAATCTGCCCGCCGAACTGAACCCGCTGCAGCCGGTCTCCGCCACCGTCGTCGCCCCGCTGGTGGAGGTCACGGAAAAAGCGGAACGGGATGCCATCCAGGCCGCTCTCGCCGTGTCGGATTTCCGTCGCGAACAGACCGCAAAAGCGCTCGGCATCAGCGTACGAACCCTGCACTACAAGATGAGCCGGTACGGGCTGCACTGA
- a CDS encoding ATP-binding protein produces the protein MFRVQSTATGRDYRLAIAGLLTLSVAALAVTVWVMVDFLREQEIVRQLIGQLPPEATESARELAGELRWQFRLTILVVLNLVVTGFAMLLLWRAYNTSQDSLRDIKALAADVLDSMDLAIITTDVDGLVTSINRRGLELLSLTDEQVGRPLNELSDSLPLEDFRQESRSIGHEPLTRDFNIVARDNVRTLRAFCQPLRDRADADIGNIVQLRDVTERILMDDRLRRMERYMGLGSLAAGLHHEIKNPLAALSLHVQLLEEQLDDGTMSDEARDMLGVIRTEVTRVGGVLEGFRDFASLGKLNRCELNLAMLIDRQVKLVAPQASRLNIDIHVDLPPEPLPIILADRVRLEQVLLNLLVNAMESMPEGGPLRIHAAVSEASDPACIRVAVIDAGVGIPENLRDRILDPYFTTKSNGTGMGLALCEKIIRQHHGNLEFRSSSGGTTFEFTLPIQ, from the coding sequence ATGTTCCGCGTTCAATCAACTGCAACAGGACGTGACTACCGTCTGGCGATTGCCGGGCTGCTGACGCTCAGCGTGGCTGCTCTTGCCGTCACCGTCTGGGTGATGGTCGATTTTCTGCGCGAACAGGAAATTGTCCGGCAACTGATCGGCCAGCTTCCTCCCGAAGCCACGGAATCCGCGAGAGAACTTGCCGGGGAGCTGCGGTGGCAATTCCGCCTGACGATCCTTGTCGTGCTGAATCTGGTGGTCACCGGCTTTGCAATGCTGCTGCTTTGGCGAGCCTACAACACATCGCAGGATTCCCTTCGCGACATCAAGGCGCTGGCGGCGGACGTGCTGGACAGCATGGATCTGGCCATCATCACAACGGATGTCGATGGCCTGGTGACCAGCATCAATCGCCGCGGCCTGGAACTGCTTTCGCTGACGGACGAGCAGGTGGGGCGCCCGCTGAACGAACTTTCGGACAGTCTTCCGCTGGAGGATTTTCGACAGGAATCCCGGTCCATCGGCCACGAACCGCTGACTCGCGACTTTAACATCGTCGCTCGCGACAACGTCCGGACACTGCGAGCATTCTGCCAGCCGCTGCGCGACCGGGCGGACGCGGACATAGGCAACATCGTTCAGCTTCGCGACGTCACCGAACGGATCCTGATGGACGATCGCCTGCGCCGCATGGAACGCTACATGGGACTCGGTTCGCTGGCGGCGGGGCTGCACCACGAAATCAAGAACCCGCTGGCCGCACTTTCGCTTCACGTTCAGTTGCTGGAGGAACAACTGGATGACGGGACCATGTCCGACGAAGCTCGCGACATGCTGGGCGTCATCAGAACGGAAGTCACCCGCGTCGGCGGAGTGCTGGAAGGCTTTCGGGACTTCGCCTCGCTCGGCAAACTGAACCGCTGTGAACTGAATCTGGCCATGCTGATCGATCGGCAGGTCAAGCTGGTCGCACCTCAGGCCAGCCGGCTGAACATTGATATTCACGTCGACCTGCCGCCGGAACCGCTGCCGATCATCCTGGCGGATCGGGTGCGGCTGGAACAGGTGCTGCTGAACCTGCTGGTTAATGCCATGGAATCCATGCCGGAAGGCGGCCCGCTGAGAATCCACGCGGCGGTTTCGGAAGCCTCCGATCCTGCCTGCATCCGCGTTGCCGTGATCGACGCGGGTGTCGGAATTCCCGAAAATCTGAGGGACCGAATCCTGGATCCCTACTTCACCACCAAGAGCAACGGGACCGGCATGGGACTTGCCCTTTGCGAAAAAATCATTCGCCAGCACCACGGTAACCTGGAATTCCGAAGTTCTTCCGGCGGTACCACCTTTGAATTCACGCTTCCCATTCAGTGA
- a CDS encoding CehA/McbA family metallohydrolase — translation MLFQISINPELRVKVARGDGDPVLQQAGYTPVLVKVTNEATVTRRLRIDSPQSGPIYAGAAEAILKRQAQTELNTNENSNRQRRFLNVEIFDTSPMTDRLSGLNVEYMIALIYSSEAGQREATIIFDIGQGTQDLGFRSEVPVLFSVKPAIPVKLHIVDTDGTPTTGRLEFRDKDGHVYPPQARRLAPDFFFQPHIYRAFGDAVLLPPGEFRLTSGRGPEYLDQQQIVRVTEGGSEPVTVSLKRWVNPREFGFYSGDHHIHGAGCSHYDNPTQGVTPQDMFAQVKGEGLNVGCVLTWGPCFDHQRKFFSPVADTVSEPLTVLKYDLEISGFGSAALGHVCLLNLADQTYPGSEGTSTKGWPTWTVPVMRWAKEQGGVTGYPHSALSVDPKLAAAWLISERDTSGDGTITEDEARGRLFPEGFGAIDEDGNGSLTSEELQRSADRAADILPNLAPPSMNGGGAMEIFVSTAEGVCDFISAMDTARIPEWNTWYHLLNCGFPLKLSGETDFPCMSSRRVGQGRVYVQLGESEQVDFTEWCRGIEAGRSYVSDGFAHALDFTVNNVAPGTGDVAVAGPATVKISAKVAFAPEQPRAVAYGTLDPPTGRRMVGDTINLHAPRETGTVQGGDRLVEIIVNGDVAASKVVEADGNIHDLSFEVPVEQSSWIALRQFPQLHTNPVNVIVANKPIRASRASAIWCAESVRLLWQNRRRFIVDEERPAARDSYVRAVGEFLARASQAGDSRLSVPKVSIGPLE, via the coding sequence GTGCTGTTTCAGATTTCCATCAATCCGGAACTGCGGGTGAAGGTGGCTCGCGGTGACGGCGATCCCGTTCTGCAGCAGGCCGGCTACACCCCCGTTCTGGTGAAGGTGACAAACGAAGCCACCGTGACGCGCCGTTTGAGAATCGACAGTCCGCAATCCGGCCCGATCTACGCCGGAGCGGCGGAGGCTATTCTGAAGCGACAGGCACAGACCGAACTGAACACGAACGAAAACTCGAATCGCCAGCGTCGATTTCTGAACGTCGAGATCTTTGACACGTCGCCGATGACTGACCGGCTGAGCGGCCTGAACGTCGAATACATGATCGCATTGATCTACAGCAGCGAAGCCGGCCAGCGCGAGGCAACGATCATTTTTGACATCGGTCAGGGGACGCAGGATCTGGGGTTTCGAAGTGAAGTCCCCGTGCTGTTCAGCGTGAAGCCGGCGATTCCGGTGAAGCTTCACATCGTCGACACGGACGGCACGCCAACCACCGGACGACTGGAATTCCGCGACAAGGACGGGCACGTCTATCCGCCTCAGGCGCGTCGGCTGGCACCCGACTTTTTCTTCCAGCCGCATATTTACCGAGCCTTTGGCGACGCTGTGCTGCTGCCACCCGGCGAGTTTCGATTGACCTCGGGTCGCGGTCCGGAGTACCTCGATCAGCAGCAAATCGTTCGAGTGACCGAAGGCGGCTCCGAGCCTGTCACCGTATCACTCAAGCGCTGGGTGAATCCGCGCGAATTCGGATTCTACAGCGGAGATCATCACATCCACGGAGCCGGCTGTTCGCACTACGACAATCCGACGCAGGGCGTGACGCCGCAGGACATGTTCGCTCAGGTGAAGGGAGAAGGTCTGAATGTAGGCTGCGTTTTGACGTGGGGTCCGTGCTTCGACCATCAGCGGAAGTTCTTTTCACCGGTTGCTGATACCGTCAGTGAACCGCTGACGGTGCTGAAGTACGACCTGGAAATCAGCGGCTTCGGGTCCGCCGCGCTGGGACATGTCTGCCTGTTGAACCTGGCCGACCAGACCTATCCCGGTTCGGAAGGCACCAGCACCAAAGGCTGGCCGACGTGGACGGTGCCCGTCATGAGATGGGCGAAGGAACAGGGTGGAGTCACCGGGTATCCGCATTCGGCGCTCAGCGTTGATCCGAAACTGGCGGCGGCGTGGCTGATTTCCGAACGAGACACCAGCGGCGACGGAACCATCACCGAAGATGAAGCCCGCGGCCGTCTCTTCCCCGAAGGCTTCGGCGCAATCGACGAGGACGGCAACGGTTCGCTGACGTCCGAAGAACTTCAGCGCAGCGCCGATCGCGCGGCCGACATACTGCCGAATCTCGCGCCGCCTTCCATGAACGGCGGCGGTGCGATGGAAATCTTCGTCAGCACGGCCGAAGGAGTCTGCGACTTCATCAGCGCGATGGATACCGCCAGGATTCCCGAATGGAACACGTGGTATCATCTGCTGAACTGCGGATTTCCGCTGAAGCTCAGCGGAGAAACCGACTTCCCCTGTATGAGCAGCCGTCGAGTGGGTCAGGGACGGGTTTACGTTCAGCTCGGCGAATCGGAACAGGTCGACTTTACGGAATGGTGTCGCGGCATCGAAGCCGGACGCAGCTATGTTTCGGACGGATTCGCTCACGCTCTGGACTTCACCGTCAACAATGTCGCGCCGGGCACAGGCGACGTCGCCGTGGCTGGCCCTGCCACGGTCAAGATTTCGGCGAAGGTTGCGTTCGCTCCGGAACAGCCGAGAGCCGTTGCCTACGGTACGCTCGATCCGCCGACCGGCCGGCGCATGGTGGGGGACACGATAAACCTGCACGCCCCGCGCGAAACCGGTACCGTGCAGGGTGGCGATCGGCTGGTGGAGATCATCGTGAATGGCGACGTCGCGGCATCGAAAGTGGTGGAAGCCGACGGCAACATCCATGACCTGTCGTTCGAAGTTCCCGTCGAACAAAGCAGTTGGATTGCTCTGAGGCAGTTTCCGCAGCTTCACACCAACCCGGTCAACGTGATCGTCGCGAACAAACCAATCCGAGCCTCCCGAGCCAGCGCGATCTGGTGTGCCGAATCCGTTCGCCTGCTGTGGCAGAATCGCCGCCGGTTTATTGTCGACGAAGAACGTCCGGCAGCCCGCGATTCGTACGTTCGCGCAGTCGGAGAATTCCTGGCACGAGCTTCACAGGCAGGCGACTCCCGGCTGTCGGTACCAAAAGTGTCGATTGGTCCACTGGAATAG